The following are from one region of the Candidatus Dadabacteria bacterium genome:
- the odhB gene encoding 2-oxoglutarate dehydrogenase complex dihydrolipoyllysine-residue succinyltransferase — protein MAKNIVVPHLGDSVIEATIIKWTKQLGDTVKLGETVVELETEKANFEVAAETTGILASIAKKADEDVEVGDILGTIEASAGKQDTKDDTEEPAKEAEAAPEAPAEEIPQEKQREEEPQTRVTPVARNIAEQNQVDLSQVVPEGNRITKEDVEKHLESQKTKEEIPQEAPSEEKTPETPVSPELFPSLSQLTANRERRMKMSRRRRTIARRLVEAQQTAAILSTFNEIDMSNVMELRSRKKDDFKERYGVNLGFSSFFIKASIGALKLFPEINAEIQDDEIVYKDYYDIGIAVGAEGGLVVPVIREADRKTFAQIEKEVRELAEKANANTLSLDEIFGGTFTITNGGVYGSLMSTPILNPPQVAILGLHKIEERPVAVNGDILIRPMMYTALSYDHRIVDGKEAVQFLVKVKELIEDPEALLIEG, from the coding sequence ATGGCCAAAAACATCGTCGTTCCCCACTTGGGGGATTCCGTAATAGAAGCAACAATAATCAAGTGGACCAAGCAGCTGGGAGACACGGTAAAACTCGGAGAAACCGTGGTTGAGCTTGAAACCGAGAAGGCCAACTTCGAAGTCGCTGCCGAAACAACGGGTATTCTGGCATCAATAGCGAAAAAAGCCGACGAGGATGTCGAAGTGGGAGACATCCTAGGAACCATCGAGGCGTCCGCAGGCAAACAGGATACAAAAGACGATACGGAAGAGCCCGCCAAGGAGGCTGAGGCTGCACCCGAGGCGCCAGCCGAAGAAATTCCACAGGAAAAGCAACGGGAAGAAGAACCGCAGACCCGCGTGACTCCCGTCGCGAGGAATATCGCCGAGCAAAACCAAGTTGACCTCTCCCAAGTCGTACCCGAGGGAAACAGAATCACGAAAGAAGACGTGGAAAAACACCTTGAGTCACAGAAAACCAAAGAGGAAATCCCGCAAGAGGCTCCATCGGAGGAAAAAACTCCCGAAACCCCTGTGTCACCCGAGCTTTTCCCATCCCTATCCCAGCTAACCGCTAACAGGGAAAGAAGGATGAAGATGTCGAGACGTCGCAGGACTATCGCAAGACGTCTTGTTGAGGCTCAGCAGACGGCCGCCATACTCTCCACTTTCAACGAGATCGACATGTCAAACGTAATGGAGCTTCGCTCGAGAAAAAAAGATGACTTCAAGGAAAGATACGGTGTGAACCTCGGTTTTTCCTCCTTTTTCATAAAAGCCTCTATCGGAGCACTGAAACTGTTTCCCGAGATAAACGCCGAGATCCAGGACGATGAAATAGTTTACAAGGACTACTACGACATCGGAATAGCCGTAGGGGCCGAGGGAGGGCTTGTCGTTCCCGTCATAAGGGAAGCTGACAGAAAAACCTTCGCGCAGATAGAAAAAGAGGTCAGGGAACTTGCCGAGAAGGCAAACGCGAACACGCTCTCACTTGATGAAATTTTCGGCGGGACCTTCACCATAACAAACGGCGGGGTGTACGGTTCCCTTATGAGCACCCCGATACTGAATCCCCCTCAGGTCGCGATACTGGGACTTCATAAGATAGAGGAAAGACCCGTTGCGGTTAACGGGGACATATTAATAAGGCCGATGATGTACACGGCTCTTAGTTACGACCACAGGATAGTCGACGGGAAGGAAGCCGTACAGTTCCTTGTAAAAGTAAAAGAACTTATCGAAGACCCCGAAGCTCTTCTTATCGAAGGCTGA
- the recG gene encoding ATP-dependent DNA helicase RecG: MRGELEKNLLSLEKPLKFASKDNFSNLDRMAGLGVTVRNSCTKVLTSGPPAEIKTQITALRDSFSDFERLGRREKRKKISSALRIVHKAISFSEEKAHENVLPEKRTRAQVPEKKPHPGADAFSPSVTRLRGVGSRVGRLLAKKSIHTVYDLLFYSPRKYDDRRKIVSISEATPEEFCTVRGTVASVGDIRNRKRRFFQVVIYDGTGKLRLTWFNYNSSYLRGVFRKGMSFIIHGKVSVAPGGRALQIIHPLAQDIEIIESEKDIGNPLQFGRIVPVYPLTEGLRQKKLREAVRNALDIHAQDFKGLIPKDIQEKNDLMDLPEALEQVHFPPGDVLPVDLDDPGSVADSRAHRTVIFFEFFVLQLGLFSKKRKVDESRGISFNSSDALPEKLFRSLPFALTRAQEKVVSEIKADMVSPRPMNRLLQGDVGSGKTLVALASMLRAVESGYQAALMVPTEILAEQHFRNMRQMTQNIGVTVVLLKSALSKVDKSRVHEEIKTGQADIVVGTHALISESVDFKALGFVVIDEQHRFGVVQRAELVRKATVPDVLVMTATPIPRTLAITVYGDLEVSIIDELPPSRKKVETFVLRDTQKNRTWFYDQVKKKLEQGRQAYFVYPFIEESENQDFKRVRHVTKMVEELREEFSEFRVSLLHGRMKSEERDMVMGDFLAKRCDILVSTTVIEVGVDVPNATEIVIENAERFGLSQLHQMRGRVGRGGHESTCYVVYSFASGEDSGERLKIMGKTSDGFRISEFDLANRGPGEFMGTKQSGVPSFNFANLIRDSALLGESRNSARKLMGKVDNYKEYEKLFTHVAEKWGEMLELDTSS, translated from the coding sequence ATGCGGGGCGAGCTGGAAAAAAATCTGCTTTCTTTGGAAAAACCTCTTAAATTTGCCTCAAAAGATAATTTCTCAAATCTAGACAGGATGGCTGGCCTGGGAGTAACCGTAAGGAACTCATGCACAAAAGTTCTTACATCCGGTCCCCCGGCGGAGATAAAAACTCAAATAACTGCCCTCCGGGATTCTTTTTCTGACTTCGAGAGATTGGGACGGCGAGAGAAAAGAAAAAAAATATCTTCCGCACTCAGAATCGTTCACAAAGCAATAAGCTTCTCAGAAGAGAAAGCCCATGAGAATGTTTTGCCTGAGAAGCGCACCCGAGCCCAAGTTCCGGAAAAAAAACCTCACCCGGGTGCAGATGCCTTTTCTCCGAGTGTCACACGACTTCGGGGGGTCGGATCAAGAGTTGGAAGGCTTCTCGCGAAAAAATCCATACACACGGTTTATGACCTTCTTTTTTATTCTCCCAGAAAATACGACGACCGAAGAAAAATAGTCAGTATTTCTGAAGCCACCCCAGAAGAATTCTGTACGGTCAGGGGTACGGTTGCTTCTGTGGGCGACATAAGAAACAGGAAGAGGAGATTTTTTCAGGTAGTGATTTATGACGGAACCGGCAAGCTGAGACTCACTTGGTTTAATTACAACTCTTCTTACCTTAGGGGAGTTTTTAGAAAGGGGATGAGTTTCATAATTCATGGTAAGGTGTCCGTGGCTCCGGGCGGCAGGGCTCTTCAGATAATTCACCCGCTTGCCCAGGACATTGAGATAATAGAGAGCGAAAAGGATATCGGAAACCCTCTTCAGTTCGGAAGAATTGTCCCCGTCTACCCTCTTACTGAAGGCCTCAGGCAAAAAAAACTGAGGGAGGCGGTAAGAAACGCTCTTGATATCCACGCACAGGACTTCAAGGGATTGATCCCGAAAGACATTCAGGAAAAAAACGATCTGATGGACTTGCCCGAGGCCCTTGAGCAGGTTCATTTCCCGCCCGGCGATGTGCTTCCGGTTGACCTGGACGACCCCGGGTCGGTCGCGGATTCCCGGGCCCACAGAACCGTTATATTCTTTGAGTTTTTTGTTCTTCAGCTCGGACTTTTTTCCAAGAAGCGAAAGGTGGACGAAAGTCGCGGTATATCTTTTAACTCCAGTGACGCTCTTCCAGAAAAACTTTTCCGCTCACTTCCTTTTGCTCTTACTCGCGCACAGGAAAAAGTTGTTTCGGAAATAAAGGCCGATATGGTTTCTCCTCGCCCGATGAACAGACTGTTGCAAGGTGATGTTGGAAGCGGAAAGACACTTGTTGCGCTTGCCTCCATGCTCCGGGCGGTTGAGTCCGGTTATCAGGCCGCACTTATGGTTCCGACAGAGATACTGGCCGAACAGCATTTTCGAAATATGCGACAAATGACCCAGAACATAGGAGTAACCGTAGTTCTTCTTAAAAGTGCCCTCTCCAAAGTGGATAAATCTCGTGTTCACGAAGAGATAAAAACCGGCCAGGCCGATATAGTGGTGGGAACCCACGCTCTGATCTCGGAATCGGTGGATTTTAAGGCTCTCGGGTTCGTGGTAATAGATGAACAGCACAGGTTCGGAGTTGTTCAGAGGGCCGAGCTTGTTCGAAAAGCAACGGTGCCAGATGTGCTGGTTATGACGGCTACTCCAATTCCGAGAACCCTAGCCATCACAGTGTACGGAGATCTCGAAGTCTCCATAATCGACGAACTCCCTCCTTCAAGAAAAAAGGTAGAGACCTTTGTTCTTAGGGATACGCAGAAGAACAGAACATGGTTTTATGATCAGGTAAAAAAGAAGCTTGAACAGGGGCGTCAGGCCTATTTTGTCTATCCCTTTATAGAGGAGTCCGAGAATCAGGATTTTAAGCGCGTAAGGCATGTGACCAAAATGGTTGAGGAACTGCGGGAAGAGTTCTCCGAGTTTCGAGTTTCCCTTCTCCACGGCAGGATGAAAAGTGAAGAGAGGGACATGGTAATGGGAGATTTTCTTGCGAAGCGCTGCGATATTCTTGTTTCCACAACGGTGATAGAAGTCGGAGTTGATGTTCCCAATGCTACTGAAATTGTTATAGAAAATGCGGAACGTTTTGGGCTCTCTCAGCTTCACCAGATGAGAGGAAGGGTAGGCAGGGGCGGGCATGAGTCGACCTGCTATGTAGTATATTCGTTTGCGTCGGGAGAGGACTCCGGGGAGAGACTTAAAATAATGGGTAAAACTTCAGACGGGTTCAGAATCTCTGAGTTTGATCTTGCGAACAGGGGGCCCGGGGAATTTATGGGCACTAAGCAATCAGGGGTTCCCAGTTTCAATTTCGCCAACCTTATAAGGGATTCCGCGTTGCTGGGCGAATCAAGGAATTCCGCCCGCAAATTAATGGGTAAGGTGGATAACTACAAGGAATACGAAAAACTCTTCACGCATGTAGCGGAGAAATGGGGCGAAATGCTTGAACTGGATACGAGTTCATAA
- the topA gene encoding type I DNA topoisomerase, translating into MAKSLVIVESPSKARTIKKYLGRDFRVEASSGHLIDLPSSKLGVDIQNDFKPNYTVIKGKTKYLENLKKASRDAEKVYLASDPDREGEAIAWHIANRLDLWDKVQRVLIHEITEAGIKDSMSRPLEINRDRFESQQARRILDRIVGYKVSPVLWKKVKKGLSAGRVQSVALRFVVEREREIENFKPREYWTLDALVKKNAVPDSEAFTASLHMFRGKKAKIENARQSEETVSAISGKDFVVGSIEKKERKRRPSPPFITSTLQQDSSKKNRFSVKKTMLVAQGLYEGVELGREGPVGLITYMRTDSVRASDNAVAEARSFISENYGGTYVPKRPNVFKVKKSAQDAHECIRPTFPSRHPDELRKFLTEDQYKLYSLIWKRFIASQMTPAVYDQTRADITAGEAVFRATGNVMKFPGFTAAYEEATEKEENAKTDTSSRKDEDKKLPELHEGDVLSLLKLDPKQHFTQPPPRYSESSLVKELEEKGIGRPSTYASILSTIQDRGYTERQKGRFVPTTLGCSVNDFLMEGFPGIMNEEFTAQMESDLDRVEEGEVHWVDLLRGFYEGFSKSVTRAEEEIEGRKVEIPTNIKCDKCEASMVIREGRYGEFLSCSGYPDCKNAKDFTRGEDGEIIVGKKTDPEICDDVECDKCGAPMVIKEGRYGQFLSCSRYPDCKNPKEFTRENGRIVIKHKEAPQIREDIKCEKCGKPMVVRRSRRGQFLGCSGYPKCRSTLNLDKDGNIVRKTTKAEKN; encoded by the coding sequence ATGGCTAAATCCCTTGTAATAGTCGAATCTCCATCAAAGGCGAGAACAATAAAAAAATATCTCGGCCGGGATTTCCGTGTGGAGGCTTCTTCGGGGCATCTCATAGATCTTCCGAGTAGCAAGCTCGGGGTGGATATCCAAAACGATTTCAAGCCCAACTATACCGTCATAAAAGGTAAAACGAAGTATCTTGAGAATCTGAAAAAAGCGTCGCGGGACGCGGAAAAAGTCTATCTGGCCTCCGACCCGGACAGGGAAGGGGAGGCCATCGCGTGGCATATAGCCAACCGCCTCGATCTCTGGGACAAGGTCCAAAGGGTGCTTATACATGAAATAACAGAAGCGGGCATCAAGGACTCAATGAGCAGGCCTCTTGAAATCAACAGGGACCGTTTCGAATCCCAGCAGGCAAGAAGAATTCTTGACAGAATCGTCGGCTACAAGGTGAGTCCTGTTCTCTGGAAAAAGGTGAAAAAGGGGCTGAGCGCCGGCAGGGTGCAAAGCGTCGCTCTTAGATTCGTTGTGGAGAGGGAGAGGGAGATTGAGAATTTCAAGCCGCGGGAATACTGGACTCTTGATGCACTCGTTAAGAAGAACGCAGTCCCCGATTCAGAAGCTTTTACGGCTTCGCTCCATATGTTCCGGGGAAAAAAGGCCAAGATCGAAAACGCACGGCAGTCCGAGGAAACAGTCTCCGCAATTTCAGGAAAGGATTTTGTCGTAGGATCAATTGAAAAGAAAGAACGGAAAAGAAGGCCGTCACCCCCTTTCATAACCAGCACGCTTCAGCAGGATTCCTCGAAGAAAAACCGCTTCTCCGTCAAGAAGACCATGTTGGTTGCACAAGGGCTTTACGAGGGAGTTGAGCTTGGAAGGGAGGGCCCGGTAGGACTTATAACCTACATGAGAACCGATTCTGTGAGGGCGTCTGATAACGCCGTAGCGGAGGCCAGGAGCTTTATATCCGAGAATTACGGTGGAACCTACGTACCGAAACGCCCGAACGTTTTTAAGGTAAAAAAATCTGCGCAGGACGCCCATGAATGCATAAGGCCCACGTTTCCCTCGAGGCATCCCGATGAGCTAAGGAAGTTTCTCACAGAAGACCAGTACAAGCTTTACTCCCTTATATGGAAAAGGTTTATTGCCTCGCAGATGACCCCGGCTGTATACGACCAGACTCGTGCTGATATCACTGCGGGCGAAGCGGTTTTCAGGGCGACGGGCAACGTGATGAAATTTCCGGGTTTCACGGCCGCCTACGAGGAAGCCACGGAGAAAGAGGAAAATGCCAAAACGGATACGAGCTCGAGAAAAGATGAGGACAAAAAACTCCCCGAGCTTCATGAAGGAGACGTTCTCTCCCTTCTGAAGCTTGACCCCAAGCAGCATTTCACTCAACCTCCGCCCAGATACTCGGAGAGTTCGCTTGTGAAGGAACTTGAGGAAAAAGGCATTGGAAGACCCTCGACCTACGCTTCTATCCTTTCGACAATACAGGATAGGGGGTACACCGAGCGGCAGAAAGGAAGGTTCGTCCCGACCACTCTTGGATGCTCCGTGAACGATTTTCTGATGGAAGGGTTCCCGGGGATAATGAACGAGGAGTTTACGGCCCAGATGGAGAGCGATCTTGACAGGGTGGAAGAAGGTGAAGTTCACTGGGTTGATCTGTTGCGGGGCTTTTACGAGGGGTTTTCAAAAAGCGTGACCCGGGCCGAGGAGGAAATCGAGGGACGCAAGGTGGAAATTCCAACCAATATCAAATGTGATAAGTGCGAAGCCTCGATGGTAATAAGGGAAGGGCGCTACGGGGAGTTTCTTTCCTGTTCAGGATACCCGGACTGCAAGAACGCAAAGGACTTTACAAGGGGGGAGGACGGGGAAATCATCGTGGGGAAGAAAACCGATCCCGAAATCTGCGATGATGTCGAATGCGACAAGTGCGGAGCTCCCATGGTGATAAAGGAGGGACGCTACGGGCAGTTTCTTTCCTGTTCAAGGTATCCAGATTGCAAAAACCCCAAGGAATTCACAAGAGAAAATGGCAGAATTGTCATAAAGCATAAAGAGGCTCCCCAGATCCGCGAAGATATCAAATGCGAGAAATGCGGCAAACCGATGGTTGTTCGGCGGAGCCGACGCGGGCAGTTTCTCGGCTGCAGCGGCTATCCCAAGTGTAGAAGCACCCTTAACCTCGATAAAGACGGCAATATAGTCAGAAAAACCACGAAAGCGGAAAAAAACTGA
- a CDS encoding NAD-dependent epimerase/dehydratase family protein, giving the protein MNIIVSGCAGFIGARVCEFLLERGDFVFGLDNMSDAYDVRLKHHRLETLFERERFSFFGCDISDNPRLLSACEEIKGFCEGGRIDCVINLAASAGVRQSIENPWIYYSTNVTGTLNLLEFCRCEEIGKFVQASTSSVYGENDIPFSEDMKTDYQLSPYASSKKSAEGLCSVYNSLYGIDISVLRYFTVYGPAGRPDMSVFRFIKWINEGEEIVILGDGEQKRDFTYVDDIAAGTVSAIRNLGFEIINLGSATSVSLNEMIDVIERRTGKKANIVCDPPHPSDIRVTLASIDKAKRILDWDPLFDIETGIENSLRWYNANRALAGSIEV; this is encoded by the coding sequence ATGAATATAATCGTTTCGGGTTGTGCGGGATTTATAGGCGCTAGGGTGTGCGAGTTCCTTCTTGAGCGCGGGGATTTTGTTTTCGGGCTCGATAACATGTCGGATGCTTACGACGTGAGACTCAAACACCACAGGCTTGAAACTCTCTTCGAGCGGGAGAGGTTCAGTTTTTTCGGATGCGATATATCGGATAACCCCAGGCTTCTTTCGGCGTGTGAAGAAATAAAAGGTTTTTGCGAGGGTGGCCGAATTGACTGCGTAATTAACCTTGCGGCCAGTGCCGGGGTTCGCCAGAGCATCGAAAATCCCTGGATATATTACTCTACCAACGTGACGGGGACCCTTAATCTGCTTGAGTTCTGCCGCTGCGAGGAAATAGGCAAGTTCGTGCAGGCTTCAACTTCGAGCGTTTACGGGGAAAACGATATTCCTTTCAGCGAGGATATGAAGACCGATTATCAGCTTTCTCCATACGCATCCTCAAAGAAATCCGCCGAGGGCCTTTGCTCGGTTTACAACTCCCTTTACGGAATAGATATCTCGGTGCTCCGCTACTTTACCGTTTACGGGCCCGCGGGAAGGCCGGACATGAGTGTTTTTCGGTTCATAAAGTGGATAAATGAGGGAGAGGAAATAGTTATACTCGGCGACGGGGAGCAGAAAAGGGATTTTACCTATGTTGATGATATTGCGGCGGGTACGGTTTCAGCGATAAGGAATCTGGGCTTTGAGATAATAAACCTCGGAAGCGCGACTTCGGTTTCCCTAAACGAGATGATAGATGTAATAGAGCGCAGAACCGGCAAAAAAGCCAATATTGTTTGTGACCCTCCGCATCCTTCCGATATCAGGGTTACCCTAGCAAGCATAGACAAGGCAAAAAGAATTCTGGACTGGGACCCTCTCTTTGATATAGAAACCGGCATTGAAAACTCGCTCAGGTGGTATAATGCCAACAGGGCTCTTGCGGGGAGTATTGAAGTCTGA
- a CDS encoding UDP-glucose/GDP-mannose dehydrogenase family protein has protein sequence MKIAVIGTGYVGLVTGACFAGSGNSVLCVDIDKEKIETLRRAEVPFFEPGLDKIVRTNIDEGRLSFTTDIAFAVRESFLIFIAVGTPQAENGEADISSVLDVARSIGENLDGYKIVVTKSTVPVGATEKVRDTIKSITDQEFGVASNPEFLKEGAAVEDFLKPDRVVIGVEDESVGSVLRDLYSPFMRSADRTIVVSIRSSEMSKYASNAMLATRISFMNDIANLCELLGANVSEVRSVMGSDSRIGRYYLYPGIGYGGSCFPKDVKALEQMARDVGYESRVVTAVDRVNTAQRERFFDKIAGFFGDLSGRRIAVWGISFKPNTDDIREAPSLYVIGRLLEVGCSIAVHDPASMGNARAVLGDSVDYFESYYDACRDADALVIHTEWSQYRQPNFEKIRELMKTPVIFDGRNIYDQAKLKILGITYFGIGR, from the coding sequence ATGAAAATAGCGGTTATAGGAACAGGTTACGTCGGGCTTGTCACAGGCGCGTGTTTTGCCGGAAGCGGAAACAGCGTTTTGTGCGTTGACATAGACAAGGAGAAAATCGAGACTCTTCGGCGTGCAGAGGTTCCGTTTTTCGAGCCCGGTCTTGACAAGATAGTGCGCACCAACATTGACGAGGGAAGACTTTCTTTCACGACCGACATAGCTTTTGCCGTCAGGGAATCCTTTCTGATATTCATTGCGGTCGGAACTCCTCAGGCGGAAAACGGCGAAGCCGATATCTCCTCCGTTCTCGATGTGGCGCGATCGATAGGAGAGAATCTTGACGGCTACAAGATAGTCGTCACCAAAAGCACGGTACCCGTGGGCGCTACCGAGAAAGTGCGCGACACCATAAAGTCTATAACGGACCAGGAATTCGGTGTGGCGTCTAACCCGGAGTTTCTCAAGGAAGGCGCGGCTGTAGAAGATTTTCTTAAACCCGACAGGGTTGTCATAGGGGTTGAGGACGAATCGGTGGGTTCCGTTCTTAGGGATCTTTATTCCCCCTTCATGAGGTCAGCCGACAGGACAATAGTGGTTTCCATCCGGTCTTCTGAAATGTCAAAGTATGCATCAAACGCAATGCTTGCTACCAGGATATCGTTTATGAACGATATAGCGAACCTGTGTGAGCTTCTTGGCGCGAACGTATCCGAGGTACGCTCTGTGATGGGTTCTGACTCGAGGATAGGCAGATATTACCTCTACCCGGGAATCGGATACGGAGGGTCGTGTTTTCCGAAAGATGTAAAGGCTCTTGAGCAAATGGCGCGCGATGTAGGGTATGAATCCAGAGTGGTAACTGCGGTTGATCGGGTGAACACAGCGCAGAGGGAGAGATTTTTTGATAAAATAGCCGGATTTTTCGGCGATCTAAGCGGAAGAAGAATTGCCGTGTGGGGAATTTCGTTTAAGCCCAATACCGATGATATAAGAGAGGCCCCGTCGCTTTACGTTATAGGCAGACTCCTTGAGGTGGGATGTTCGATTGCCGTCCACGACCCTGCTTCCATGGGTAACGCGAGGGCTGTCCTTGGAGACAGTGTGGATTATTTCGAATCCTACTATGATGCCTGCAGAGATGCGGATGCCTTGGTGATTCACACCGAGTGGAGCCAGTACAGACAGCCGAATTTCGAGAAGATAAGGGAACTCATGAAGACCCCGGTGATATTTGACGGAAGAAACATTTATGATCAAGCGAAACTAAAGATCTTGGGCATCACGTATTTCGGAATCGGCAGGTGA
- a CDS encoding YjbQ family protein → MKSHTEYLWFNTDKKREFIHITPTVRRIVQQSGITEGFVLVSAMHITASVFVNDLEQGLFEDIWEWLEGISPFREDYKHHRTGEDNGDAHLKNLLMHHQVMVPVTEGDLDLGPWQEIFYGEFDGGRRKRVVVKALGI, encoded by the coding sequence TTGAAATCTCACACCGAGTATCTGTGGTTTAACACAGACAAAAAAAGGGAGTTCATTCATATAACTCCGACGGTAAGACGGATCGTGCAGCAAAGCGGCATAACCGAGGGTTTTGTCCTCGTGTCCGCGATGCACATAACGGCTTCTGTCTTCGTAAACGACCTTGAGCAGGGACTTTTCGAGGACATCTGGGAGTGGCTTGAAGGCATCTCCCCCTTCAGGGAAGATTACAAGCATCACCGCACGGGGGAAGACAACGGCGACGCTCACCTGAAAAATCTCCTCATGCACCACCAGGTGATGGTTCCCGTTACGGAAGGAGACCTTGACCTCGGTCCCTGGCAGGAGATCTTCTACGGAGAGTTTGACGGCGGAAGAAGAAAAAGGGTCGTCGTGAAGGCCCTCGGAATATGA